The following nucleotide sequence is from Pagrus major chromosome 16, Pma_NU_1.0.
AAGAAGGTCGAACACTCCTCAGCTCACACCAGCAAGACAGAGACTGAAAGTTCAGCAACAACAAGCAGGTAGAAATCTGAAAACACCTGGAATCTTTTTGTTTGCACTGTTTCTGGCTGTCGATTGTTGAAATGCTTGTAATTCTTTTGGAGATCTGGAGGAGTTGTTGATCTTGTCTCCTCTGTAATGTCCACTTTATTGAATCACAGAGGAGGGACCCAGAGTGGTCGAGGAACCGGTCTCCGTCTCCCCGGAGCTGGCCAGCTGGATCAAAGTCAACGCCAAAGACCTGAAGATCCGGCAGACGGACCGCCGCTGGGCCGCAGAGGTGGTTAACGACTTCAGAGAGAACCTGCTGAAGTTCCTGAGGAGCAGCAGCGATCAGCCTTTCTTCCAATCAGCTGAATTCCTCACCACCGGCAGCTACTTCGAGAAAGTGAAGGTATATTTTCTACTGCAGATATTCTTCTTGCACACTCGTACAGTTTATAACGATTGCCTGCCTGAAACCAGTTGCATTAATTGCCTGAACaccgtgtctgtgtgttgaaTCTCTGTTCTCCTGCCTCAGATCCACAACCCCGATGAGTTCGACATGATGCTGAAGCTTCAGGCCCCGTCGCGCCTCAACATGACGGAGCTCGACGCCGGCCTCTTCTACCGCCTCGATTTTGCTCGGCCGACCCGGAGCCCCGTGCAAGTCTTTCTGCTTGAGAATCAGCGCACGCTTTCATCCAGCAAGGTCCTGACTGAGATGTTTCGCCTCGTCCGCAAGTTCCTCAAGACCTACAAAGGTGGGATCACCGTGTGTTATCATTTTGAGCCAATCATgtgatttctctctcttcattctgctgatgttttatattttgtctaCCACACGATCGAGCTACTAAAGGCGCCTGtctgttttcactcttcttTGGCTCCAGTGCCTGACGACTGCTGTCGCTGGGAGGTGAACAGGAAGCGTCCGAACTCTCCGGCTGTGACTTTATCTCTGTTCAGGACTGAATCCAACAGTGACGAGCTGATCTCTGTGGACGTGGTTCCTGCTCTGGAGGTAAACATTATGTCTGTACAGTTTTAAAATGACAGACACGACTGAAAAGATAAAGGAAATATGGAGAATTTAAATCATCACAAACCAGTTTATCGCTGCAACCTTAGCAGTGGTATAAGTAGTCATATctgtaaaagcagcagcagtaatagTGGTAGAATGAGTATTTGTATGGATGTTGTGTACTGATGTGATGGCAGCGGAGGCATTAATATGATGTGACTTAACATTTGCCCTTGTTCCTGTATGGAGGTTCACCCCTCTCAGGGCTGGCCGCTCGCTGTCCGTAACGGCCCAGATGTGGACAACTGGCTGGGAAAGAAGGCTCGCCAAGAAATCAAAGGTTTACCCATTTACTTTGTACCGAAGAGGCTCAAAGGACGAAACCTCAGTGAGGAGGCCAAAGGTAGAGAAACTTCTGTCACCTCTGAGGTTCAGATATGTGGGACTTTAATTCACGTGCCATTCATCTTATACACAACTccagtgtgagtgtttgtgtacCTGTACGGTGAAATCAGGGTGTTGTGTCTTTCTGTAACAGAGAGCTGGAGGATTTCTTTCTCTCACGTCGAGAAGAAAATCATCACGAGCCACGGCAACAAGAAAACCTGCTGTGAGAGCAACGCCACCAAATGCTGCCGGTGAGTCACTTTATTCTCACATCGTCCCAATTTCTTTGTTTATCTAATCTTCCTGTTAGCTGTGGAGACCGTAAGCTAATGTGGTAGAAGAACGAGTTATcatttttgaaaaggaaaacatataaatgataaatgatccATCTTCTCTCTGGCAGTAAGCAGTGCTTGATGCTCCTCAAGTCTCTGATTGAGGGCCTGAAACAACGTTTTCCCAAACAGCTGGAGGACCTCTGCTCGTACCACGGGAAAACGGCCTTCCTCCACACCCTGTCCATCAGGTAACGTCTTTACTATCATCCAGATATCAGGATTATCAGAGCAAGACTGGAAACAGTAGCGCCGGTAATGGTTGAACAGCACAATGTTGCTCCGTCACTGCTGCATGTGTAAATAAGCTTATtatatcaacttaaaaggtAATGATATGTCAAATTTGTGTTCATAAcgtgtttctgctgcccccaagtggccaaaagaGTCAGTTATTGAAGGTTTATAAATGTATCTCAATGGACTAACAGATCACAATTTTCTTgctattttctgacatctgaATCTTAAATTGatcaataaataacattataattaataaattaattaatggcACAAATAATCAGGATTGGTTTAGTAGCACTGAATATAAAAACTACTAATAGAAATCTGTATCATAATCTGACATCTTTCCCTGCGTCTCGCCTCTCAGGTTCAACGACGCCATGTGGGCTCGTCAGCAGCTGCCTTCCTGCTTCCTGCACCTCCTCGGGGCTCTGGAGGACCACGCACGCAGAGGCGTCCTCCCTCACTTCTTCGTCCCCAGCTGCAACCTCTTCTCCACGGCCGTCTTCCCCAAGAGAGCGCTGGCTTTCCTCGTCAACGccctggaggagcagaggaggttAGGCCTGCCCCTGCTGAAGCCTCCTGCTCCTGTCCCATCGATGATGAGACTAATGAGTCCTTCAGCAGATTTACCCACAGAGATGTCTGCAGAGAAGTCACCAACACTGACTGCAGTTTACTCTCTGGACACTGCACTCGTGAATAAACTGGTCGTAGTGGTTGCTGTAGCTTTGGTTTGTGTCCTATTTCTGTGTAAGTGATGGGAAACAGATACACAATGCAGACTATATCAAATATCATATATTCCATGGTGATAAAGATGGTTTTAACTGTTTGTaatgtaaaaggaaaataattatttctgtGTCGTAATCTATAAACATGTTGTGACACGTTTATTTTCCCAATTCTTTCATtccttattatttatttttttgtgtatttggttaaaaaaagtcagtttt
It contains:
- the LOC141010266 gene encoding cyclic GMP-AMP synthase, producing the protein MLVILLEIWRKEGPRVVEEPVSVSPELASWIKVNAKDLKIRQTDRRWAAEVVNDFRENLLKFLRSSSDQPFFQSAEFLTTGSYFEKVKIHNPDEFDMMLKLQAPSRLNMTELDAGLFYRLDFARPTRSPVQVFLLENQRTLSSSKVLTEMFRLVRKFLKTYKVPDDCCRWEVNRKRPNSPAVTLSLFRTESNSDELISVDVVPALEVHPSQGWPLAVRNGPDVDNWLGKKARQEIKGLPIYFVPKRLKGRNLSEEAKESWRISFSHVEKKIITSHGNKKTCCESNATKCCRKQCLMLLKSLIEGLKQRFPKQLEDLCSYHGKTAFLHTLSIRFNDAMWARQQLPSCFLHLLGALEDHARRGVLPHFFVPSCNLFSTAVFPKRALAFLVNALEEQRRLGLPLLKPPAPVPSMMRLMSPSADLPTEMSAEKSPTLTAVYSLDTALVNKLVVVVAVALVCVLFLCK